In Rutidosis leptorrhynchoides isolate AG116_Rl617_1_P2 chromosome 2, CSIRO_AGI_Rlap_v1, whole genome shotgun sequence, one genomic interval encodes:
- the LOC139889091 gene encoding uncharacterized mitochondrial protein AtMg00860-like: MKLKPAKCSFGEEEGNFLGHIVTPRGINANLKKIEAIEKMPSPKRKKQVQSLNGKLAALTRFLSKAAERSRPFFHTLKNCAKKSDFKWTDEVEKAFQEMKALLKDLPTLTAPITGETLILYLAVSKEAVSSVLVAE; the protein is encoded by the coding sequence ATGAAACTCAAGCCGGCCAAGTGCAGCTTTGGAGAAGAGGAAGGGAATTTTTTGGGACACATTGTGACTCCGCGTGGAATCAATGCTAACCTGAAAAAGATCGAAGCCATTGAAAAAATGCCTTCCCCAAAAAGAAAAAAGCAAGTTCAAAGCCTCAATGGCAAGTTGGCCGCATTGACGCGATTCTTGTCCAAGGCCGCTGAAAGATCACGCCCGTTCTTTCACACCTTGAAGAACTGTGCTAAGAAGTCAGATTTTAAGTGGACCGACGAGGTAGAAAAAGCGTTCCAGGAGATGAAGGCACTCCTCAAAGACCTCCCGACTTTAACAGCGCCGATTACTGGCGAAACCCTGATACTTTATCTTGCGGTATCTAAGGAGGCTGTTAGCTCCGTTTTAGTTGCCGAATGA